One Streptomyces hundungensis DNA segment encodes these proteins:
- a CDS encoding DUF6381 family protein, which yields MSVGDEYRSRARELESRAREWKEAAERATDPEQRKRLTDKARRAHEQSEQAGRMPGQGLDPV from the coding sequence ATGAGTGTGGGAGACGAATACCGCAGCCGCGCACGGGAGTTGGAGTCCCGGGCACGGGAGTGGAAAGAGGCGGCCGAGCGGGCCACCGACCCGGAACAGCGCAAGCGCCTGACGGACAAGGCGCGCCGCGCCCACGAGCAGAGCGAGCAGGCGGGACGCATGCCCGGCCAGGGTCTGGACCCGGTGTAG
- a CDS encoding DUF6479 family protein, producing the protein MVIAHPTSQVVAAGPATALLLVIVGLVVVAGLLAMFWTGRRRAARKPPPPSAPQPGADSWDTPPSSPGPDDHDDRR; encoded by the coding sequence ATGGTGATCGCTCACCCCACTTCGCAGGTCGTCGCCGCGGGGCCCGCCACGGCCCTGCTCCTGGTCATCGTGGGACTGGTGGTGGTCGCCGGGCTCCTGGCGATGTTCTGGACCGGGCGCCGCCGAGCCGCCCGCAAGCCCCCGCCCCCCTCGGCGCCCCAGCCGGGGGCCGACTCCTGGGACACCCCTCCGTCGTCCCCCGGACCCGACGACCACGACGACCGTCGCTAG
- a CDS encoding SDR family oxidoreductase has translation MTDPTRRQDPTDKHPRPDLPQQDQPHPGWTGPMDPPPDHGEQSYRGSGLLTDRKTVLTGGDSGIGRAVALAYAREGADVLFTHLPEEEEDARETVRLVEEAGRRAIAVSCDIREERQCRDLIDRAVAEFGRIDVLVNNAAYQMSQPDGIEAITTEQFDRVLHTNLYGMFWLTKMAVPHIPAGGSVINTTSVQAYQPSPHLLDYAMTKGAIVTFTKGLAQMLSERGIRVNAVAPGPVWTPLIPATLPDTAEFGKQAPLGRPAQPAEMAPAYVFLACEHASFITAEVMNATGGSPLP, from the coding sequence ATGACCGACCCGACCCGTCGACAGGACCCCACCGACAAGCACCCCCGGCCCGATCTGCCCCAGCAGGACCAGCCGCACCCCGGCTGGACCGGGCCGATGGATCCCCCGCCGGACCACGGTGAGCAGAGCTACCGGGGCAGCGGTCTGCTCACCGACCGCAAGACCGTGCTGACGGGCGGCGACTCCGGCATCGGGCGGGCCGTCGCCCTCGCCTACGCGCGGGAGGGCGCCGACGTCCTCTTCACCCACCTGCCGGAGGAGGAAGAGGACGCCCGCGAGACCGTGCGTCTGGTGGAGGAGGCGGGACGCCGTGCCATCGCGGTGTCCTGCGACATCCGCGAGGAGCGGCAGTGCCGGGACCTCATCGACCGGGCGGTCGCCGAGTTCGGGCGCATCGACGTGCTGGTGAACAACGCGGCCTACCAGATGTCCCAGCCCGACGGCATCGAGGCCATCACCACCGAGCAGTTCGACCGGGTGCTGCACACCAATCTGTACGGCATGTTCTGGCTGACCAAGATGGCCGTGCCCCACATCCCTGCGGGCGGCTCCGTCATCAACACCACCTCCGTCCAGGCCTACCAGCCCAGCCCCCATCTGCTCGACTACGCCATGACCAAGGGCGCCATCGTCACCTTCACCAAGGGGCTCGCACAGATGCTGTCCGAACGCGGGATCCGGGTGAACGCCGTGGCGCCCGGGCCGGTGTGGACCCCGCTCATTCCCGCGACGCTGCCGGACACCGCCGAGTTCGGCAAGCAGGCCCCGCTGGGGCGCCCGGCGCAACCCGCCGAGATGGCACCGGCCTATGTCTTCCTCGCCTGTGAGCACGCGAGCTTCATCACCGCCGAGGTGATGAACGCGACCGGCGGCTCACCGCTGCCCTAG
- a CDS encoding FUSC family protein: MARSARRALSSPGPERDTAVQALKAAAAALIAWALAGWWWKAPMAMLAPWTAIFLVQSTVYRSLKSALQQFVVVVMGTLLAAGAGVLTGDTMLAMAIALPATMLFGSYARFGTQGLNAPTAALFVLVYGTYSGFDIIHRFLETLLGAVIGIAVNALVLPPVHSRSVRHLRGRLPQESAALLHAVADGLGDGAYSRDDAQAWHDRARRLTDRVTDLRTARRWSQESYRFNPGHRLRRSAPLPPAADWDFTWDRITHHAEAITRTLAEAGRDRTVLPGPAPRILAELLGAAGDLCGLDDPLDGSDPADDDTDEARRRSRERHEALRRAYAAQDELTSLFRERGDASQDALAAVTADTIRLLADLSTIAGQGPNEANSADA, from the coding sequence GTGGCGCGATCGGCGCGGCGTGCGCTGAGCAGCCCCGGACCTGAGCGGGACACCGCGGTCCAAGCGCTGAAGGCCGCCGCCGCGGCGCTGATCGCCTGGGCGCTGGCGGGCTGGTGGTGGAAGGCGCCGATGGCGATGCTGGCGCCCTGGACGGCGATATTCCTCGTGCAGAGCACGGTCTACCGGTCGCTCAAATCCGCCCTTCAGCAGTTCGTGGTCGTGGTCATGGGCACCCTGCTCGCGGCGGGCGCCGGCGTGCTGACCGGAGACACCATGCTGGCCATGGCCATCGCGCTCCCGGCGACGATGCTCTTCGGCTCGTACGCCCGCTTCGGCACCCAGGGTCTCAACGCGCCGACCGCCGCCCTGTTCGTGCTGGTCTACGGCACGTACTCAGGGTTCGACATCATCCACCGGTTCCTGGAGACGCTGCTCGGTGCGGTCATCGGGATCGCGGTCAACGCCCTGGTGCTGCCCCCGGTGCACTCGCGCAGCGTGCGCCATCTGCGCGGACGGCTGCCCCAGGAGAGCGCCGCGCTGCTGCACGCCGTCGCCGACGGGCTCGGCGACGGCGCGTACTCCCGTGACGACGCGCAGGCCTGGCACGACCGGGCGCGGCGGCTCACCGACCGGGTCACCGACCTGCGCACGGCCCGCCGTTGGTCGCAGGAGAGCTACCGCTTCAACCCGGGCCACCGGCTGCGCCGTTCGGCTCCGCTGCCCCCGGCGGCCGACTGGGACTTCACCTGGGACCGGATCACCCACCACGCCGAAGCGATCACCCGCACGTTGGCGGAGGCCGGCCGGGACCGGACCGTCCTGCCGGGCCCCGCGCCGCGCATCCTGGCCGAACTCCTGGGCGCCGCCGGGGACTTGTGCGGCCTGGACGACCCGCTGGACGGCTCCGATCCCGCCGACGACGACACGGACGAGGCGCGTCGGCGAAGCCGCGAGCGTCACGAGGCGCTGCGCCGGGCGTACGCCGCCCAGGACGAACTGACCTCGCTGTTCCGTGAGCGCGGCGACGCCTCCCAGGACGCGCTGGCCGCCGTCACCGCGGACACCATCCGCCTGCTCGCCGATCTCTCGACGATCGCCGGGCAGGGCCCGAACGAGGCGAACAGCGCGGATGCTTAG
- a CDS encoding aminotransferase class I/II-fold pyridoxal phosphate-dependent enzyme — protein MDHSRVPVLEALQEFRRRGDVAYGPPGHKQGRGVDPRVADIVGLDVFRSDVLALNGLDDRRQSQGVLSQAQELMADAVGAEQAFFSTCGSSLSVKTAMLSVAGPGEKLLLSRNAHKSVIAAVVVNGVRPIWVHPKFDAERHLAHPPEPDDVRRRLEEHPDAKGMLLITPTEWGTCADVAGVARVCHEFDVPLIVDEAWGAHLPFHSALPPWGMDAEADLVVTSVHKMGGAIEQSSVFHLQYDRVSPEVLKQREDLLGTTSASTLVYATLDGWRRQMVEHGHELLEGALHRALRIRSTLDDLPGLRPMGREVVEEGFAASYDPLKLVIDVRELGITGMQAAEWLREHRHVDVGGSDSCRISASITHADDDETEKILLDALRALVDNADSLEKQSPVHRPAPSDLELEQAMVPREAFFAPVEHVPAERAAGRISAETISPYPPGVPAIAPGEVITEAVLDYLRSGVEHGVLIPDAADPSVKTLRVVARE, from the coding sequence ATGGATCACTCGCGGGTGCCAGTACTGGAGGCGCTCCAGGAGTTCCGGCGCCGCGGAGACGTGGCGTACGGCCCACCGGGGCACAAGCAGGGCCGAGGCGTGGACCCCCGGGTGGCCGACATCGTCGGGCTCGACGTGTTCCGTTCGGACGTCCTCGCCCTCAACGGTCTCGACGACCGCCGGCAGTCCCAGGGCGTGCTCAGCCAGGCGCAGGAGTTGATGGCCGACGCGGTGGGGGCCGAGCAGGCGTTCTTCTCCACCTGCGGCAGTTCCCTGTCGGTGAAGACCGCCATGCTCTCCGTGGCCGGGCCCGGTGAGAAGCTGCTGCTGTCGCGCAACGCGCACAAGTCCGTCATCGCGGCCGTCGTCGTCAACGGTGTGCGACCGATCTGGGTGCACCCCAAGTTCGACGCCGAGCGTCATCTGGCACACCCCCCGGAGCCCGACGACGTACGCCGCCGCCTCGAGGAACACCCGGACGCCAAGGGCATGTTGCTGATCACGCCCACCGAGTGGGGCACCTGCGCGGACGTGGCCGGCGTGGCCCGGGTGTGCCACGAGTTCGACGTCCCCCTGATCGTGGACGAGGCGTGGGGCGCCCACCTTCCCTTCCACTCCGCGCTGCCGCCCTGGGGCATGGACGCCGAGGCGGACCTGGTGGTCACCAGCGTGCACAAGATGGGCGGTGCGATCGAGCAGAGTTCGGTCTTCCACCTCCAGTACGACCGGGTGTCGCCCGAGGTGCTCAAGCAGCGGGAGGACCTGCTCGGCACGACCAGCGCCTCCACCCTGGTGTACGCGACGCTCGACGGCTGGCGCCGCCAGATGGTGGAACACGGCCACGAGCTCCTGGAGGGCGCACTCCACCGCGCACTGCGCATCCGGTCGACCCTGGACGACCTGCCTGGCCTGCGGCCCATGGGCCGCGAGGTGGTCGAGGAAGGCTTCGCCGCCTCCTACGATCCGCTCAAGCTCGTCATCGACGTACGCGAACTCGGCATCACCGGCATGCAGGCGGCGGAGTGGCTGCGCGAACACCGCCATGTGGACGTCGGAGGCTCCGACAGCTGCCGCATCAGCGCCTCCATCACCCACGCCGACGACGACGAGACCGAGAAGATCCTGCTGGACGCCCTGCGCGCGCTGGTCGACAACGCCGACTCCCTGGAGAAGCAGAGCCCGGTCCACCGGCCCGCCCCCTCGGACCTGGAACTGGAACAGGCGATGGTGCCGCGCGAGGCGTTCTTCGCCCCCGTGGAGCACGTGCCCGCCGAGCGCGCCGCCGGCCGCATCTCCGCGGAGACGATCAGCCCCTACCCGCCCGGCGTACCCGCGATCGCCCCCGGCGAGGTCATCACCGAAGCGGTCCTCGACTATCTGCGCAGCGGCGTCGAACACGGCGTCCTGATTCCCGACGCGGCCGACCCGTCGGTCAAGACGCTGCGGGTGGTGGCGCGGGAATGA
- a CDS encoding MerR family transcriptional regulator, translating to MFTIGDFARHGRVSVRMLRHYDATGVLRPAHVDPASGYRYYSAAQLARLNRIIALKDLGFTLHQVRDIVDEKVSAEELRGMMRLRRAELETAVAAAGARLVQVEARLRAIESEGRMPENDVVIKNVPTVRVAELTATAASYEPEDISPVIGPLYEELSRRLNTAGITPTGPGIAYYEDDPEGAGRIIVHAAVQVSAPLRDDPVRVLDLPSLERAATIVHRGSMDTVLPAAQALARWIDANGHVPTGYPREVNLECPQNRDDWVTELQTPLSGA from the coding sequence ATGTTCACCATTGGAGACTTCGCCCGGCACGGCCGCGTCTCGGTCCGGATGTTGCGTCATTACGACGCGACGGGAGTGCTGCGCCCGGCCCATGTCGACCCTGCCAGCGGCTATCGCTACTACAGCGCCGCCCAGCTCGCCCGCCTCAACCGGATCATCGCCCTCAAGGACCTGGGGTTCACCCTCCACCAGGTCCGCGACATCGTCGACGAGAAGGTCAGCGCCGAGGAACTGCGCGGCATGATGCGGCTGCGACGGGCCGAACTGGAGACCGCGGTGGCTGCCGCGGGCGCACGGCTGGTCCAGGTCGAGGCGAGGCTCCGAGCGATCGAGAGCGAGGGGCGCATGCCCGAGAACGACGTCGTCATCAAGAACGTCCCCACCGTCCGGGTGGCGGAACTGACCGCGACCGCCGCGAGTTACGAGCCCGAGGACATCAGCCCGGTCATCGGACCGCTCTACGAGGAGCTTTCCCGACGTCTGAACACCGCGGGCATCACACCCACGGGCCCCGGGATCGCCTACTACGAGGACGATCCGGAGGGCGCGGGCAGGATCATCGTCCACGCCGCGGTCCAGGTCTCGGCTCCCCTACGGGACGACCCCGTACGCGTCCTCGACCTGCCGTCCCTGGAGCGGGCGGCGACCATCGTGCACCGGGGCTCCATGGACACGGTGTTGCCCGCGGCCCAGGCCCTGGCCCGCTGGATCGACGCCAACGGCCATGTGCCGACCGGTTATCCGCGCGAGGTCAACCTGGAGTGCCCGCAGAACCGCGACGACTGGGTGACGGAACTCCAGACACCCCTGAGCGGGGCCTGA
- a CDS encoding alpha/beta fold hydrolase, which produces MLTLADDLGHLSCTVAGDGTPVVLLHAGVADHRMWDAVAPALAERHTVIRYDLRGFGESAPPSGPFSETGDLRRLLDHLGHDRVQLIGASWGGRVAVDFTLTHPDRVRSLTLLAPPWPGYDWSAEMIAYDEAETAALSAGDLDTAVRVNLDMWLRGPNRDWDDVDPEPVERLRGAVRTSLVNQDALARHSQGGSDGDIATIGVPTLVGFGRLDVADFQDIARKYAAAIPGATLVEFPAAAHLIAVDAPTELLAALRTFLVK; this is translated from the coding sequence ATGCTGACTCTCGCCGACGACCTCGGCCATCTTTCCTGCACCGTCGCCGGCGACGGCACGCCCGTGGTGCTCCTGCACGCCGGTGTGGCCGACCACCGTATGTGGGACGCGGTCGCGCCCGCGCTCGCGGAACGGCACACGGTCATCCGCTACGACCTGCGCGGCTTCGGCGAATCCGCACCGCCGTCCGGTCCGTTCAGCGAGACCGGGGATCTGCGCCGGCTGCTGGACCATCTCGGCCATGACCGCGTGCAGCTCATCGGCGCGTCCTGGGGTGGCCGCGTGGCCGTCGACTTCACGCTCACCCATCCGGACCGCGTACGGTCCCTGACGCTGCTGGCCCCGCCGTGGCCGGGGTACGACTGGTCCGCCGAAATGATCGCCTACGACGAGGCCGAGACCGCGGCTTTGTCGGCGGGTGACCTGGACACCGCGGTCCGCGTCAACCTGGACATGTGGCTGCGCGGTCCAAACCGCGACTGGGACGACGTCGATCCCGAGCCGGTGGAGCGGCTCCGGGGCGCGGTCAGGACGTCCCTGGTGAACCAGGACGCGCTCGCGCGACACTCCCAGGGCGGCTCGGACGGCGACATCGCCACCATCGGCGTTCCCACCCTGGTGGGGTTCGGTCGCCTCGATGTCGCCGACTTCCAGGACATCGCCCGCAAGTACGCCGCCGCGATACCCGGCGCCACCCTGGTCGAGTTCCCGGCCGCTGCCCATCTCATCGCCGTGGACGCCCCCACGGAACTCCTCGCGGCGCTCCGTACCTTTCTGGTGAAGTGA
- a CDS encoding Orn/Lys/Arg decarboxylase N-terminal domain-containing protein, with product MANGSVLLALREDPLGGGVGAEQLARIGKGLEELGLEVRWARTAEAACAALRTEAGLSAAMVAWELPHGSGRPFADGDHKGDGGGDTEPGGAAVLRQISRRFKDLPVFVVMTEDSDHGVDRLPLWVAETAVGYVWPLEDTPSFIAGRVARAARTYGDALLPPFFKALRRFDDAHEYSWHTPAHSGGVAFLKSPVGRAFFDYYGERLFRSDLSISVGELGSLFEHNGPIGDAEANAARIFGADRTYFVLHGDSTADRMVGHYCVTTDEIALVDRNCHKSVLHGLVISGARPVYLVPTRNGYGLAGPLPARETAPGAVANRIAAHPLTPGATSPQAQYAVITNSTYDGLCYDTVQTARALAPSTPHLHFDEAWFAYARFHPLYAGRYGMAVDADTFPEAERPTVFSTQSTHKLLAALSQSAMVHVKSSPRAPVEHDRFNEAFMMHGTTSPLYPAIASLDVAAAMMDGPQGEWLINEAVTEAIRFRQTVVRTGRRIAAAGDRPPWFFGVWQPEHIADPATASRVPFADAAPDLLATEPACWELDPEADWHGFAGLSRGQCMLDPIKVTLTCPGVTAAGESEPWGIPARVLTAYLAERGIVVEKTDTYTTLILFSMGITKGKWGTLMDALMDFKALHDAETPLHQVLPQLTELHPKRYAGTTLRALCQDMHEHLTRADLIDALDSAFQDLPEPVVAPRHCYQQLIRGGTERLPLSEAAGRVAAAMVTVTPPGIPVLMPGEALGASDGPVLRYLGALEAFDRAFPGFHSEAHGVVIDPESGDYLIECVRQDASLPG from the coding sequence ATGGCGAACGGCAGTGTTCTGCTCGCCCTGCGCGAGGACCCTCTGGGTGGGGGAGTCGGGGCCGAGCAACTGGCGCGTATCGGCAAGGGGTTGGAGGAGCTGGGCCTGGAGGTGCGCTGGGCGAGGACGGCAGAGGCCGCCTGTGCGGCACTGCGCACCGAAGCCGGGCTGAGCGCGGCCATGGTGGCGTGGGAGCTGCCGCACGGGTCGGGGCGCCCCTTCGCAGACGGCGACCACAAGGGCGACGGCGGCGGCGATACGGAGCCGGGCGGCGCGGCGGTGCTGCGGCAGATCTCCCGCCGCTTCAAGGACCTTCCGGTCTTCGTCGTGATGACCGAGGACTCTGACCACGGCGTGGACCGGCTGCCCCTGTGGGTGGCCGAGACCGCCGTCGGCTACGTCTGGCCGCTGGAGGACACCCCCTCGTTCATCGCGGGCCGCGTCGCCCGTGCGGCCCGCACCTATGGCGACGCCCTTCTGCCGCCGTTCTTCAAAGCCCTGCGGCGCTTCGACGACGCCCACGAATACTCCTGGCACACCCCCGCGCACTCGGGCGGGGTCGCGTTCTTGAAGTCCCCGGTGGGCCGGGCGTTCTTCGACTACTACGGGGAGCGCCTCTTCCGCTCCGACCTGTCCATCTCGGTGGGCGAGCTGGGCTCCCTCTTCGAGCACAACGGCCCCATCGGCGACGCCGAAGCCAACGCGGCCCGCATCTTCGGAGCCGACCGCACCTACTTCGTCCTGCACGGCGACTCGACCGCGGACCGCATGGTCGGCCACTACTGCGTCACCACGGACGAGATCGCCCTCGTGGACCGCAACTGCCACAAATCAGTACTGCACGGCCTCGTGATCTCCGGCGCCCGACCGGTCTACCTGGTCCCCACCCGCAACGGTTACGGCCTCGCGGGCCCGCTGCCCGCCCGTGAAACCGCCCCCGGCGCGGTGGCGAACAGGATCGCCGCCCACCCCCTGACCCCGGGAGCGACCTCCCCGCAGGCGCAGTACGCGGTGATCACCAACTCCACGTACGACGGCCTGTGTTACGACACCGTGCAGACCGCGCGAGCCCTCGCGCCCAGCACGCCCCATCTCCACTTCGACGAGGCGTGGTTCGCCTACGCGCGGTTCCACCCGCTCTATGCGGGGCGCTACGGCATGGCCGTGGACGCGGACACCTTCCCCGAGGCGGAGCGGCCCACGGTCTTCTCCACCCAGTCCACCCACAAACTGCTCGCCGCCCTGTCGCAGTCCGCCATGGTGCACGTGAAGTCCTCGCCCCGCGCGCCCGTCGAACACGACCGGTTCAACGAGGCGTTCATGATGCACGGCACCACCTCGCCGCTGTACCCCGCCATCGCCTCGCTGGACGTGGCGGCGGCGATGATGGACGGCCCGCAGGGGGAGTGGCTGATCAACGAGGCCGTCACCGAAGCCATCCGGTTCCGGCAGACCGTCGTCCGCACCGGGCGCCGCATCGCGGCAGCGGGGGACCGTCCCCCGTGGTTCTTCGGCGTCTGGCAGCCCGAGCACATCGCGGACCCCGCCACCGCCTCCCGCGTACCGTTCGCCGACGCGGCCCCCGACCTGCTGGCCACCGAACCGGCGTGCTGGGAGCTCGACCCGGAGGCCGACTGGCACGGCTTCGCGGGCCTGAGCCGGGGCCAGTGCATGCTCGACCCGATCAAGGTGACGCTGACCTGCCCCGGTGTCACGGCCGCGGGAGAGAGCGAACCGTGGGGCATCCCCGCCCGCGTCCTCACCGCCTACCTCGCCGAGCGGGGCATCGTGGTCGAGAAGACCGACACCTACACCACGCTCATCCTCTTCTCCATGGGCATCACCAAGGGGAAGTGGGGCACCTTGATGGACGCCCTGATGGACTTCAAGGCACTCCACGACGCCGAGACCCCGCTGCACCAGGTGCTGCCGCAGCTCACCGAGCTCCACCCCAAGCGCTATGCCGGCACCACCCTGCGCGCCCTCTGCCAGGACATGCACGAACACCTCACCCGCGCCGACCTCATCGACGCCCTCGACTCCGCCTTCCAGGACCTGCCCGAACCCGTCGTCGCACCCCGCCACTGCTACCAGCAGCTCATCCGCGGCGGAACCGAACGCCTCCCGCTCAGCGAGGCCGCGGGACGGGTGGCGGCTGCCATGGTCACCGTCACTCCGCCCGGAATCCCCGTGCTGATGCCCGGAGAAGCACTCGGCGCCTCCGACGGACCGGTGCTGCGCTACCTCGGCGCTCTGGAGGCCTTCGACCGCGCCTTCCCCGGCTTCCACAGCGAAGCGCACGGCGTGGTCATCGACCCCGAGAGCGGTGACTACCTCATCGAGTGCGTACGGCAGGACGCCTCGCTCCCGGGCTGA
- a CDS encoding TetR family transcriptional regulator, with protein sequence MAGDSNATRTRLLGAAFGEFAEHGLAGARVDRIAAAAGANKRLIYVYFGNKEQLFDRVIEHCVAEGTEAVPFDVDDLPQYAGALFDHLVARPDLVRVLTWKQLERPGEVHPDTAASWQGKVEALSAAQRHGHVDPALAPADILNLTLALAQAWFTAAGNMAHLSPVPAAAPSESRSRQRAAVVETVRRMTTPQDR encoded by the coding sequence ATGGCAGGAGACTCGAACGCAACCAGGACCCGACTGCTCGGCGCCGCCTTCGGCGAGTTCGCCGAGCACGGCCTGGCCGGTGCCCGCGTGGATCGCATCGCGGCCGCGGCCGGCGCCAACAAGCGGCTGATCTATGTGTACTTCGGCAACAAGGAGCAGCTCTTCGACCGCGTGATCGAGCACTGTGTGGCCGAGGGAACCGAGGCGGTGCCCTTCGACGTCGACGACCTGCCGCAGTACGCCGGCGCGCTGTTCGACCATCTCGTGGCCCGCCCCGACCTGGTACGAGTGCTCACCTGGAAGCAGCTGGAGCGGCCGGGAGAGGTCCACCCGGACACGGCCGCCTCTTGGCAGGGCAAGGTGGAAGCCCTGTCGGCGGCGCAGCGGCACGGGCACGTCGACCCCGCGCTGGCCCCCGCCGACATCCTGAATCTGACGCTCGCCCTGGCCCAGGCCTGGTTCACGGCCGCCGGCAACATGGCACACCTGTCGCCGGTACCCGCCGCCGCCCCTTCGGAGAGCAGGTCCCGGCAGCGGGCCGCGGTCGTCGAGACCGTCCGCCGGATGACGACACCGCAGGACCGGTAG
- a CDS encoding aldo/keto reductase has product MKYRALGTQGLTVSSQGLGCMGMSAFYGATDEAESLATLDRALELGVTLLDTAESYGPFRNEQLLGKALVGRRDRVVLATKTGIEITDDGEPRGHNGRPEYIRHSLERSLRHLRTDHVDLYYLHRVDPQVPIEETVGAMGELVAEGKVGALGLSEVAPATIRRAHAVHALSAVQTEYSLFERSIEADGVADTLDELGIGLVAYAPLGRGFLSGAITSPEDFAPDDFRRTDPRFQGANFERNLDVVREVGRLAAAKGVTASQLALAWVMRQGAVPIPGTKRRRYLEENLAATDIDITAEELAAIEAVAPQGVAVGDRYAPELMTTLNG; this is encoded by the coding sequence ATGAAGTACCGCGCACTGGGCACCCAGGGCCTCACCGTCAGCAGCCAGGGCCTGGGATGCATGGGCATGAGCGCCTTCTACGGAGCCACCGACGAAGCCGAGTCCCTCGCCACGCTGGACCGCGCCCTTGAGTTGGGCGTGACCCTGCTGGACACGGCGGAGAGTTACGGCCCCTTCCGCAACGAGCAGCTCCTCGGAAAAGCGCTGGTCGGCCGCCGGGACCGGGTCGTCCTCGCCACCAAGACCGGCATCGAGATCACCGACGACGGCGAGCCACGCGGCCACAACGGCCGGCCGGAGTACATCCGCCACTCCCTGGAGCGCTCGCTGCGTCACCTGCGCACGGACCACGTCGACCTCTACTACCTGCACCGCGTCGACCCGCAGGTGCCCATCGAGGAGACGGTCGGAGCCATGGGCGAGCTCGTCGCCGAAGGCAAGGTCGGCGCCCTCGGGCTGAGCGAGGTGGCGCCCGCCACCATCCGCCGCGCCCACGCGGTCCACGCCCTCTCGGCCGTCCAGACGGAGTACTCGCTCTTCGAGCGGAGCATCGAGGCCGACGGTGTCGCCGACACCTTGGACGAGCTGGGCATCGGCCTCGTCGCCTACGCTCCGCTGGGCCGGGGCTTCCTCTCCGGAGCCATCACCAGCCCGGAGGACTTCGCCCCGGACGACTTCCGGCGCACCGACCCGCGCTTCCAGGGCGCGAACTTCGAGCGCAACCTCGACGTCGTCCGCGAGGTCGGCCGGCTCGCGGCCGCCAAGGGCGTCACCGCCTCCCAGCTCGCCCTCGCATGGGTCATGCGCCAGGGCGCCGTCCCCATTCCCGGCACCAAGCGCCGCCGCTACCTGGAGGAGAACCTCGCCGCCACGGACATCGACATCACCGCCGAGGAGCTCGCGGCCATCGAAGCCGTCGCCCCGCAGGGCGTCGCCGTCGGCGACCGCTACGCCCCCGAGCTCATGACCACGCTCAACGGCTGA